A window of Longimicrobium sp. genomic DNA:
AAGTCGTCCTTGAGCCGGAAGGGAAGACGCCCCGATCCCGCCCTTCGCCGCTACCACCCGCGCGGAACATTCCCTGCGGTCGGTCGTATCGGCGGGCGGGGCGGAATCCTCAGGCATCGACACACCAGGCCGGGTGGGTGAGGCGGCGAACGCGAGCGAGCGGACAGCGCCATCCCACCCCATTGCTTGCACGGCGGGACCGATGATCAAGGTACGGGTACAGAGCCTGGGGCTCGACCAGAACACCAAGTCGCCGGTCGTCATCCTCCAGGAGGAGGAGGGCGACCGCGTTCTGCCCATCTGGATCGGCCCCGCCGAGGCCAGCGCCATCGCCATGGAGCTGGCGGGGATGAAGTTCGCCCGCCCGCTCACGCACGACCTTTTCCCGTCCATCATCAACGGGCTGGGCGGCCACCTCACGCGCGTCCTCATCACCCGCGTGCAGGACAACACCTACTTCGCCGAGCTGGTCATCCAGCGCGGCGAGGAACTGTTCACCGTGGACGCGCGCCCGTCGGACTCCATCGCCATCGCGCTGCGCACGCGCGCGCAGCTGTTCGCGGGCGACGAGCTGCTGACCACCGCCGCGTTCGAGATCGCCCCTCCCGAGGCGGGCGACGACGTTCCCGGCGGCGAGGTGGAGCTGCCGCCCGGCGCGGGGCTGACCTCCGAGGAGCTGAAGGAGTACCTGCGCCGCCTGAATCCCGAAGACCTGGGCCGCTTCAACCCGTGATCCCGCTCCGCCGACTCCGCGAGGCGGCCCGCCCCCCGGCGGCTCGCCTCGCGCTCGTTTTGCTCGCCGCGCTCGCACTCGCCGCGCCGCTCGCCGCCCAGCGCGTGCTGAACGGCCGCGTGGTGAAGGCGGGCCGGGGCGCGCCCGGCGTGCGCGTGCAGCTGCACCGCGTGACCCGCGACACCCGCGGCCAGATCGACAGCACCGTCTCCGCCGCCGGCGGCCGCTTTTCCATCCCCCTGCCGCCCGACGACCCGGCCGCGGGGTTCACCGTCTTCTTCGCCACGGCCATCGCCGACGGGGTGCGCTACTTCGGCCCCGCCGTGCACCCCGAGGACCCGGCCGCGCAGTACGCCATCACCGTCTACGACACCACCTCGTCGGCGGCGCTGGCCGACTCGGTGCGGGTGAGCCGCCGCGACGTGTTCCTGGCGCCCAACATGGACGGGAGCATGGAAGTCGGCGAGATCGTGCGCCTGCGCAACCCGTCCGCCCGCACCCTGGTCGCCGAGCCGAAGCCGCTCCTCTCCATCGCCCTCCCGCCGGGGAGCGACGCCTTCGAGGCGGGCGAGGGCGACCGGGCCGACAGCGCGAAGGTGACCTTCGGGGGGATGGTGCGGATGGGGGATAAAGCGTGGTTCACGCAGCCGCTGATCCCCGGCGACCGCGAGTTCTTCTTCCGCTACAAGCTTCCCGCGAACGTGAAGCGGATGCCGGTGGCGCTCGGCCGTCCGACCGACACGCTGTTCGTGTACGTGCGCGAGCCCGCGCCCGACGTGAAAGCGCGCGGCCTGGGCAGCGGCGCGCCGTACAGCGTGCAGGGAGAGAACTTCACCCGCTACCTGGCGACGGGGCTGCGCGCGGGCGCGGCGCCGGCGCTGGACTGGCGCGGGCCCCAGCCGCCGCCGGTGGACCCGCGCTGGCTGGCGCTGGGGATCGCGGGCGCCATCCTCGCCGGCGGCGCCGTGTACGCCGCGCGGCGGGGGCGCACGGCGGGGTAGGGGAGGCCGCCGTGGCGCTGGTGAGCACGCGCGCGCTGGTGCTGCAGGCGTTCCCGTACAGCGAGACCAGCAAGATCCTGCGCCTGTATACGTGGGACCACGGCCTGGTGTCGGTGATCGCCAAGGGCGCGCTGCGGCCGAAGAGCCGGTACGGCGGGGTGCTGGAGCCCTTCACCGAGGGAACCGCCACCTTCTACCACCGCTACGGCCGCGACCTGCACACGCTCGGCGGCTTCGACCTGCTGCGCAGCCGGCAGGCGCTGGGCCGCTCTCTCGTGGGCTTCGCGGGCGCCTCGCTCCTGTCCGAGGTGGTGATGCGCACGGGGACGGAGGAGCCGCACCCCGACCTGTACCACGCCCTGGCGGATGCCTGGGACCTGGTGGCGGAGGCGCGCGGGCCGGAGCAGGCGCTGGCGGCGTCGCTCACGGGCGCGTGGTCGCTGATCGTGCTGCTGGGGTTCGAGCCGCAGGCGGGCGCGTGCATCCACTGCGGCCGCGTCCTGGACCCGGACGAGCCCGTGCGCTTCGATGCGATGGCGGGCGGGGCGGCGTGCACGGGGTGCAGGCGGGCGGGGCGCGTGCTGGACGCGGAGAGCCGGGCGGAGCTGCGGCGGATGCTGGCGGGCCACGTGCCCGAGGGGGGCGTGGCCCGGCCGGGGACGCACCGCGCGCTGCTCAAGGCGTTCCTGGAGGCGCAGCTGGCGCAGGATCGGCCG
This region includes:
- the recO gene encoding DNA repair protein RecO, whose protein sequence is MALVSTRALVLQAFPYSETSKILRLYTWDHGLVSVIAKGALRPKSRYGGVLEPFTEGTATFYHRYGRDLHTLGGFDLLRSRQALGRSLVGFAGASLLSEVVMRTGTEEPHPDLYHALADAWDLVAEARGPEQALAASLTGAWSLIVLLGFEPQAGACIHCGRVLDPDEPVRFDAMAGGAACTGCRRAGRVLDAESRAELRRMLAGHVPEGGVARPGTHRALLKAFLEAQLAQDRPFRSLELFLESAGTVPGAPAEVVDEAEEDGESPQTNVAPDLA
- a CDS encoding bifunctional nuclease family protein, yielding MIKVRVQSLGLDQNTKSPVVILQEEEGDRVLPIWIGPAEASAIAMELAGMKFARPLTHDLFPSIINGLGGHLTRVLITRVQDNTYFAELVIQRGEELFTVDARPSDSIAIALRTRAQLFAGDELLTTAAFEIAPPEAGDDVPGGEVELPPGAGLTSEELKEYLRRLNPEDLGRFNP